A window of the Diabrotica undecimpunctata isolate CICGRU chromosome 1, icDiaUnde3, whole genome shotgun sequence genome harbors these coding sequences:
- the LOC140444899 gene encoding facilitated trehalose transporter Tret1-like — protein MGVLWTFNTFRLNKDNSEKEWPQALAIVVGCLAALTTGMLTSWSSPFLLKITKDKENYDISEHDASFFTIVHPAAMIVTCVIFSILCDTIGRKKTLLLITIPHLLSWVLAALAQNVYVFYASRICAGIGDGCMYAALPMYIGEVASPKVRGTWGNCMVSAMYLGEFLIHVIGCFLGVKETSYACIPLVGLFFVLFCFMPESPYYCVIKGKEDEAKQALKFLKRKHDIEEDYEMLKNDVKRQMSESGTWKDFFMIKSNRKALVSAIFLRSSQQLGGTTVFIMNTQFIFEKAKGGVSPEISSMIYLGLCLILNIIVIIFVVERLGRRLCYILSLSLSAIPLLVLSIYFFIDQHVHDVDISFLNWIPIVAMITYLIFNSFGMAVIPTLMLGELFSTSVKSKAMTVLMIDFGLMIFVTNNILYALQSVIGLCGPFLFFAICNIISTFLSFFLVPETRGKTLEQIQQTLKKEISDKHEIKR, from the coding sequence gaTGCCTAGCTGCCCTCACCACTGGTATGTTAACCTCTTGGTCGTCACCATTTCTActaaaaatcacaaaagacaaagaaaactaCGATATCTCCGAACATGATGCGTCATTCTTCACCATCGTCCATCCAGCCGCCATGATTGTCACTTGCGTTATATTCTCCATTCTTTGTGACACCATCGGCAGAAAGAAGACCTTGCTGCTTATCACCATACCCCACTTGCTTTCATGGGTCCTGGCTGCGCTTGCTCAGAATGTTTATGTGTTTTATGCATCCAGAATCTGCGCTGGAATTGGAGACGGATGCATGTATGCGGCGTTGCCGATGTATATTGGCGAAGTAGCTAGCCCTAAAGTTAGAGGAACATGGGGAAACTGTATGGTCTCTGCTATGTATTTGGGAGAGTTCCTAATCCACGTTATAGGATGTTTTTTAGGAGTCAAAGAGACTTCTTACGCTTGTATTCCACTGGTTGGCTTGTTCTTCGTACTTTTCTGCTTCATGCCGGAGTCACCTTACTATTGCGTCATTAAAGGAAAAGAAGACGAAGCAAAGCAGGCGTTAAAGTTTTTAAAACGTAAGCACGATATTGAGGAAGATTATGAGATGCTTAAAAACGATGTTAAACGTCAAATGTCTGAGTCAGGAACTTGGAAAGATTTCTTTATGATCAAAAGTAACAGAAAAGCTTTAGTCTCAGCCATATTTCTAAGATCTTCTCAACAACTTGGTGGTACTACTGTGTTTATTATGAATACCCAGTTTATTTTCGAGAAAGCCAAAGGAGGAGTCAGCCCTGAAATTTCTTCAATGATTTATTTAGGATTGTgcctaattttaaatataatcgTTATTATTTTTGTCGTAGAACGATTGGGAAGAAGACTTTGTTATATCCTCTCGCTTTCTTTATCTGCCATTCCTCTGCTTGTGTTATCTATATACTTTTTCATAGATCAACACGTTCATGATGTAGATATAAGCTTCTTAAACTGGATACCGATTGTAGCAATGATTACCTACTTAATTTTTAATTCCTTTGGTATGGCAGTGATACCGACTCTTATGTTAGGGGAGTTGTTTTCGACCAGTGTTAAGTCAAAGGCTATGACTGTGTTGATGATTGATTTTGGGCTCATGATCTTCGTAACCAATAACATTTTGTATGCTCTACAGTCCGTCATTGGTCTGTGTGGTCCCTTTCTTTTCTTCGCTATTTGCAATATAATATCAACTTTCTTATCATTCTTCCTGGTACCCGAAACGCGGGGAAAGACATTGGAACAAATTCAGCAAACGTTGAAAAAAGAAATTTCTGACAAACATGAGATTAAGCGATAG